TAAATCATACATCTATTTTCCTCATCAAAGTTACTTTGGGCGATATCCGATGAATGTAGTTGTACAATTTACAATTAAATCTACTTTTGGCGGGAATATTGGAAAGTTAGTTGTACAATTTACAGTTAACTTTGGAGTATAGCTGGCGTTTCACGCGGCGCAGGGACTTTGGAGCATGAGCGCTTATCGTTCCCTGCGGGAACATGCTTGACTGTGGTGCGGATTATTAGTTGGAAACCCGAGCACTCGCCTGACCCATTGTTCCTGCATCTACATCCCATTCGCACCTGCATGCCCGTGCACCAGCACTAGCTCCAGCACCAGCACCAGCACTAGCTCCAGCTCCAGCTCCAGCTCCAGCTCCAGGCTCAATTGTATTTTGTACAGCAGAATCAGCAAATCCAGGGTTTTTTAGCGGTTCTATTGTATTTTGTACAGTAGATTTGATGCAAACAGGGCATAAGCAGGGTGATTTCAAATTTCTAATGCACGAAATACAACAGAACCTGTCTTGGACCCTTTCGCGGCACAATCTATTGTACGTTATACAGTAGAGTGTCCAACAGCAGCAATATGTTGCGGTCCTTATACCAGTACCAACCTGCTGCCGTCACTCCGCACTCTGTCCCTGCGCCAGATCAGCTGGGCCGAAGGCGCCGGGGAGCAGGTCGCGCACCGTAGTCTCCACAATATCGCCCTTCAGATTGCCGAGAATGACGGGCATGTCGGGGCCGCACAGCTCCACCATCACCTGGCGGCAGACACCGCAAGGCGATACAGGGCCTTCCGTGTCGGCTACGACAGCAATAGCCTTGAAGGTTCCGGGCTTATGTCCGTCTGCAATGGCGCGGAACATGGCTGTCCGTTCACCGCAATTGGTCGGACCGTAAGCGGCATTCTCGATGTTGCAGCCGTGGTGGACCTTACCGTCCTGATCCAGCAGCGCAGCCCCTACTCCAAAGCGGGAATACGGTATATATGCATTGGCTCTGGCCTTGATTGCTTCCTGAAGCAGATAAGCTGCATCCATAGTAATCCCCCTAATTTAAAGATGACGGAGCGCACAAAGCGGGTCCGCCTCTTCTACAAGCTGAAGTTGTAAACTGATTATGACATAAGTCTTGTGATCCAGTCCATTACGGGATGATAAAAAACATAAATCCCCGTAATCACGGCAAACACCGCCGCTAAGAGGACAGCGCCTGCGGCGGTATCTTTGGCCTTCTTCGCCAGCGGATGAATCTCGGGCGAGACCAGATCGATCGTCGCCTCAATCGCCGTGTTCAGCAGCTCAGCCGTCAGCACCAGGGTGATTGCCAGCAGCAGCAGCATCCAGCTGGACGGAGGAAGCCGGAGCACAGCGGCGGCGGCCACAACCAGAAGAGCAAAACAGCTGTGCACCTTCATATTCAGCTCCGATTTGAAGGCCGCTGCAATGCCCTGCGCTGCAAAACGGAAGGAATGCCAGAATTTTTTGTGGCCTGCCGCCGTATTCTTGACCATTAGCGTGTCAACCCGACCTGAGCCAGAACCTTCTCCTGCTTGGACATCATTTCCGCTTCCGCTTCAGGGTCCTGGTGGTCATAACCCAGCAAGTGCAGGAACCCGTGAACGAACAGGAAGCCCAGCTCCCGTTCCAGGGAATGGCCGTATTCCTCAGCCTGCTCCTGTGCCCGGGTAACCGAGATAATAATATCCCCCAGCACATTGGGCACTTCCTCCAGCTCCTCGTCTTCTTCCGCCAGGTCGTACCGGATCTCCAGCTCATCTTCTCCGGTTTCATTCATTGCAAAAGACAGCACATCCGTCGGACGGTCAATGCCCCGGTATTCCAGATTCAGCTCATGAATCCGCTCATTATTGACAAAGGTCAGGTCCACTTCACCCTCGGCAATCCCTTCGGCTTCACCGGCCTTCTGCAGGATCGTCTCCAGCAGCTCGATCAGACGGCTGTTAATTTCATATTCTTCCTGTTCATTGTTCCAAACGACGCTCAGGCTCATGTGTACTGGCCCCTTCCTCTTTTTTGGGCTTGCGCACATCCTCCGGATATTCGATCCGGGAATGGAAGATGCCCATAACGGTCTCTTTGAGTGTACGTGCGATAATATCCAGCTCTTTGAGCGTCAGATCGCATTCATCGAACTGATGGTCATCCAGCCGGCTTTTGATAATTTTCTCGATCATCGTCTCCACCTGCACTACAGTAGGCTTGCGGAGCGAACGGACCGCGGCCTCCACACTGTCGGCAATCCCGACCACTGCGGATTCCTTCGACTGCGCCTTAGGTCCCGGATACCGGAAATCCTCCTCGGTGAAGTCAGGCTCCACCCCTTTTTCCTCTGCAAGCTTCAACGCCTTATGATAAAAATAATGCAGGAACGTCGTACCATGATGCTGCTCGGCAATATCGCGGATCGGCTTCGGCAGCTTGTATTCCTTCTGCATTTCCACCCCGTCGCGGGCGTGGGCCACAATGATTGATTTGCTCAGCTTCGGCTCAATCGAATCATGCGGATTCTCCATATTGTTCTGGTTCTCAATGAAGTAGAACGGCCGCTTCGTCTTGCCGATATCGTGATAATACGAGCCTACGCGGCACAGCAGGCCGTCCGCACCTATCGCTTCAGCCGCCGCCTCGGACAGATTGCCGACCATGACACTGTGGTGATAGGTTCCCGGTGTCTCGGTGAGCAGCTTGCGCAGCAGCGGATGGTTCGGGTTCGACAATTCTACGAGCTTCAGCGCCGACAGAATGCCGAACGTAACCTCGAAGAATGGCATCAGTCCAATGACGAGAACCGCAGTCAGCAGCCCCCCGGCAAAAGAGAAGCCCAGTGCATACAGGGTAGAGGTCTCATTCCACACGCCGCCGCCCAGCATCGTCAGGATGGCTACCGTCAGGCAGCCGAACAGGGATACCATAATCCCGCCCTTCAGGAGTGTAGAGCGTTGCCCCGCACGGTGCGTGGAGAAGATGGCGACATAGCTCACAATCAGCGCAAAGAAGCCGAAGGTGAAATCAAATACCGTATTCTGCTGCACATTCAGAAGAATGCTGGCCAGAACGCTGAACAGAATCGAGCAGAAATAAGCCAGCGTCATATCCAGCAGCATGGAGATCAGCATCGCACCCAGCGCAACCGGAGCCAGATAGCCTATATAGGTCCGGACATCGGTCTGCAGGAAGGCGGTCAGCTTCATCAAAACAATAGTTATGATAAATACCAGTACCAGCATAAGCAGCTGGGAATTATTATACTTGAATCCCGAGGCTCCGCCGTTATAGCGGATGAAGGTCAGCAGTCCAAAGGACAGCAGTGCAGACAGCAGGAACAGTCCGAGCTGCGGCCAGTAGTTGATTTCCTTGCTCAGCAGCCCGTTTTCGTCCAGCAGCTTGTACAGTTCCGGCGTAATCTCCTGGTTCTTGGCGACCAGCACATCACCTTGCTCGATGAACACATCCGGCGTGTTCTGCCGGGCCTGTACCTTCGCTTCCTTGGTGGCATCCTCGTCATAGAACTTGTTGGCGGTGATGACCAGCCGCACCAGCTCCTGTACCACCTCGCGGGCGGTACGCTGCCCCAGCGAGCTGACACTGACCAGCTCAGCCACCCTGGCACGCGCCGTCTGGGCATCGGTAATCTGGTCATTCATCAGCTTGGTGACAATGTCCCGGGCCACCGGCTTCATCTCGATGATGTCCTGGGAGGTCAGCCGGGGGATTTTGATATAGGTCTCTTCGGGAATCACATACGCCTGATCCTGGATCACGGACTGCATTTCGTCCAGCAAATGCTCGGAATACGTTCCGGCCTTGGAACTGGCAGCCACGAAATTCAGAATGAAATCATTGGCCCGACGCGGAATTTCCTCCCGGTAGATCTTCGTCTTCTCACTCTGCGAGATCGTATCATCCTGATTGAGCCCGTCAATCCGGTCTAGCAGCATGGTTACGAGATTCTCCGACCGCATCGGTATAATCGCATACCGGTTGGGCACGTTCTCGGCCGCCTCTTCCTGGGCTTTCAGCTTGGCATTGGTGTCCAGGATCTGCTTGGGCGCTGTAATCTCCTTCGCGCTGCGTGTCCCCTCTTTGATATCATATTTCTTCGGCAACAGATCAGAGGACAGGCTGAAGTAGAAAACTAGCCCCAATAACAGGAAAAGAGCATAGCGCGAAACCGCGCTATACTTCCATCCGCTGGTACTATATACAAATCCGCTTAATTTCGATGGTTGCTTGGAGGCCATGAAGACAATCCCCTTTGTTATTGAAGGTTTTCGGCAGCGCGGTCATAGGCAACGATAATTCTCTGCACCAGGGAATGACGGACAACGTCCTGTTCTGCAAAATACACAAAACCAAGCTCCTCAATGCCCGATAATATCGCCGTAGCTTCGATCAGCCCTGATTTCTTGCCGCGCGGCAGGTCGATCTGGGTCACATCGCCCGTGATGACCATCTTGGAGCCGAAGCCCAGACGGGTGAGGAACATTTTCATCTGCTCAGGTGTGGTATTCTGAGCCTCGTCGAGGATAATAAAAGCATCCTCCAGCGTCCGCCCGCGCATATAGGCAAGCGGCGCTATCTCGATCAGCCCGCGCTCCAGCGCCTTGGCCACCTGATCGGGCCCCATGACGTCGTACAAGGCGTCGTAGAGCGGCCGGAGATAAGGATCTACCTTCTCCTGCAAATCTCCCGGAAGGAAGCCCAGGTTCTCCCCTGCCTCCACCGCCGGACGCGTCAGCACAATTCGCTTGACTGAGCCTTCCTTCAGCGCGGCAACTGCAAGCACCACGGCCAGATAAGTCTTGCCGGTGCCCGCCGGGCCGATGCCGAAGACAATATCACGCTTCTTGATCGTGGTCACATAATGCTTCTGGCCGATCGTCTTGACGCGGATCGGTTTGCCGCGGAAGGTGGTTGTAATCTCGCCCTTGAACAGGTCGAGCAGCTGGTCGGCGCGGAAATCCTTCGCCAGCTCCACGGCGTAGTGCACATCGCGTTCACTTAACAGGTAACCGCCCCGCACCAGCGACAGCAGCACATTGAACAGCTGGCCGAGCATGTCCACTTCCCGCTCAGCGCCGCGTATCGTAATTTCAGCTTCCCGGGAGTCGATCACTGCCGGGATTTCTTTTTCGATAATTTTCAGGAATCCATCCTGCGGGCCGAATAAGGCTTGCGCCTCGCCGGCGTTCTGTAAAGATATCTGAATGCTTGCAGTCTGTTCTGACAAGTAGCCTCATTCTCCTCAATGGTTTACTATCGGAAGTTCTTCCGCAATTCTCTCTTCCACCTCAAACAGCACTTTCATATAAACTTTACCATTCTCTTTCTTCTCATGCAAAATTTTTTGACTTTTAATCACACTATCCGCACCATAACGCGCGAAAATATCCTTCCGGGCCCGCAGCAGCCCTTCCTCATGTGCAGCCTCCGGTGTAAGCGTCTCCGCCGTGTATTTGATCTCCAGCTCCTTCTCGGTCAGCAGACCCAGCGGCAGCTGGAATGACCGCCAGGACAGCATATCCGGCTCCGAAAGCGTACGCGATTTCGCAAAGCCGGAATCCCCGTAGCCCCACAGCTGGACCGCCCACTTGCCGAGTACAAGATACGTGCGGTCTTTACGTTCCCCGGTATAGGCACTGCCCGTCCGTTTGAGCGGAACCTCCAGATTATATTCATGCCAGACCAGGCCCTTAACCTCGCCCTTGGCCACCACTAACTGTCTGTTCTCCTCATCACCCAGCACGCCGGAGATGAGGATGTCCCCTTTTTTGACGCGCGTATTCCGGGTGACGACCGGCCTTCCCTGCTCCGCATAGATTTCGGTCACCACCGCATCGGTCCGGCTGACCAGATGGCGCTGGCTAAGCAAAGGCTTGTTCTCCGGGCGGTCCGCCTCCACGACCTGGATAGTAATGCTCGTCCCCGTCCGGTGGAAGCCGGCCCAGGTCAGGCCCGGAACCAGACTGGTCAGCTCCCGGGAGAGCTCGTCCGATTCTTTCATGCGCCAGATCCACTGGAACGGGTATACCCCCTCCTTGCGGGCGGCCTCCAGGATATCCTCATCCGCGATGCGGGTATTTCCTTCCACCTTGACGCTCCACACCATAGAGCATAACAGCAGCAGGCCAACACCGAAGATCAGCACACCTGCCGCAAAAAACTTCCGCCGCCACAAGCGCGCCACTCGGAACGGAAGCCCGTAGCGGGCCGTAACATGCATCCGGCAGCCTGTCTTTCTCAGCAGCGGACGGAGCCGGAAAAAGTCGTTCAACAGCACATTCAGGGAAGCGCCGTCCCCGGCAGGCCTCACATCCCAGATGATGATGCCCGCACCGGTTACAGCATTGATCAACCTTTCCACCTGCGGTCCCGTCACATGCAGTGTAACGAACCCCCGCAGTGATGCCAGAGGCGGCTCTTTCATGAGTTCTCCCCACTTTCCTTATATCTGATTTCACCGATCATTCCTTCAACGGCAAGCTCCTGTCCCAGAATGTTGCGGATGATCAGCCCTTGGCCGGAAATCTCCAGCTCCCCTTGGGCCAGCGCCAGCCTGAGCTGCTCCGAAGAGAAATGCAGCACGCCGCGGTGATTCTCAATATACAGCTCCTTATTGCCGATCAGGGTGATCCGGGGCATCTCCTGCAGCACATCCTGCGGTAGATCCAGTATCCCGTTTGTCCATCCCCGCAGCCTGCGGCCGATACGGGTCATAAGTAGACGCTCCCCCTTCCTGCCTTCTGTACACCTTATGCGGGAGGGTGTTTTTTTATGTGAACAAGTGACGCCAAAAAAGCCTGAACCGCCTCCTGACAAGGCTGATTCAGACTTGGCTGTATCCCTTTTCTTTTCTTCAATAATCATTTCAGGGAACACTGCATATGATAATTAGTGACAGTACGGCTCCCTGGTCCATGATATCCGGTATATTAGTTCATAGAACAAGTGGAAACGGCTTTGACGTCCTTGTAAAGGACGGTATCGTTTCAGCGAGAATTATAAGGATAAGTTATCATGTGAAACATATAAATTCTTATATTTGAACGAAAAACACCCCTATTTCTAGGGGTGCTAGCGTTATATTATTGCAGAAATTGCTGAACCACTTGGTTCACAAGCTTACCATCGGCGCGTCCTTTGACCTTAGGCATCAGCGCGCTCATCAACTTACCCATATCACTTTTCGAAGAAGCACCGGTTTCCTGGATGGTCTGCTGTACAATTACTTTAATTTCTTCTTCGGAAAGCTGCTCGGGAAGATACTTAATGATAATCTCGATTTCTGCCTTAGTAGTCGCGGCAAGCTCTTCACGACCCGCTGCTTCAAATTCTTGGAGGGCATCTTTGCGCTGTTTGATCTCACGACTAAGGATATCAAGCACTTCGTTGTCGTCTAACGGTCTCTTCAAATCTATTTCAAGATACTTTATGGTAGAACGAACCATTCGAATGGTGGAGAGTGTGAACTTGTCCTTACTCTTCATCGCTTGCTTCATATCTTCGTTCAATCGTTCGCTAAGATTCATGCGTGGGTAATCCTCCTAAAACTTTCTCTTACGAGCAGCCTCAGACTTCTTCTTGCGCTTTACGCTTGGCTTCTCATAATGCTTGCGTTTCTTCACCTCAGCCAAGACACCATCCTTAGCAATGGAGCGTTTAAAGCGACGAAGTGCAGCATCAATTGTCTCGTTTTTGCGAACTTTCGTTTCAGACACCAGTTTTCCCTCCCTCCGACCAGACCGTCCAAGAGCATAACAACACGGTTCATCACCTTTCATTATAGGTCAAACTTAAATAAGGTGTCAACCTTCGTGCTATTCTTTTTTGGGCCGGTCCGTTTGCAGATTGCCGCTTATGCGTGGGAAGCAGAATTCCCGGTCAGGGCGCCCAGCTTGGCTCCGCCAAGCAGATGATAATGCAGATGCGGCACCGCCATCCCGCTGTCCGGCCCGCAGTTATTGATCAGCCGGTAGCCGCTCTCGGCAATGCCCAGCTCTGCTGCAAGCTGCTGTGCAACCGCGTGAATCTCGCCGATCAGCGGCAGATCCTCAGGCTTGACGTCATTCATCGAAGCGATGTATTTCTTCGGGATAATCAGCACATGCACGGGGGCGGCAGGCTCAATATCATAGAACGCCAGAATCCGCTCATTCTCAAACACCTTGTTCGACGGAATCGAACCTTCGATAATTTTGCTGAACACAGTCTCCATTCCAAGCATCCTCCCAGTCCATTTGTGATGCAGAAGCTTCATTTCGGTGATCCAATGCCTCTAATCATACAGGATTCCATGCGGTTCCGAAAGGGGAAGAGGATTCTTAGCTGTATTATAACAGCATTATAACAGCGAGGGATTGGCTGAGGGGGCCAGTCCATACAAGATCAGCCTTACGGGTGGACGGTGCTGGCGGCTATTAGCGGCATCCGGCAGCGGTCATGCGGAAGTCACGCAGGGCATGTGTGCTCTATCCGATTTTGATCGGTTTTTCGATTATATTTGGCCTGTGCGCCCTCATCCGGCGTATTGTGGTCGGTTTTTCGATTACACTTGGCCTACACGCTGTCCCCGGCGCCTAATGTGGTCGGTTTTCCGATTACATCTGACCCGTACACCCTCCGCGCACGCAATGTGGTCGGTTTTTCGATTATATCTGACCCGTACACCCTCCGCGCACCCAATGTGGTCGGTTTTTCGATTATATTGGCCCGTGCCTCTGCCTTTGTCCGGTATCACGTCCCAGTATCAATCGGACAGTAGCGGTTCAGCGGGATACAGAAGACTTTCCTTAAAAAGACAAAAAAAAGAAACACCCTTCACAGCTTATAAGCTGCTTCGGCGGCGGACGTATGAGAAGGAAAATTCCCTGTCATACGTCCGCCGAGGTGTTTCAAATGATGTCGGCTTAGCTGTATTATAACAGGGGGTTGGAGGTGTATCTGTGATCATCGTCACATCCAACCCCGGTTATCACATTTTTTCCAAAAGAATGGTTGAACCCCCGCCGCCCTGCTCTGCCGGAACGACAATCAGCTTGCGCGGCAGGCGGGCCCGCAGCTCGGGAACATGGCTGATAATCCCCACCGACAGCTGGTCATTGTGCAGTCTCTCCAGCGAGGTAATCACGGTGTCTAGCAGCTCCGGGTCCAGCGTGCCGAATCCTTCATCCAGGAAAAAGAATTGCAGCGGATACTGCCCGCGCAGCTGAATCTGGGCCGACAGAGCCAGCGCCAGCGACAGTGAGGTCAGGAAGGTCTCGCCGCCGGACAGGGTGGACACCGGCCGCCTTACACCGCCGTTGCCGTCATCGCGGATTACAAATCCGCCCCCGGAATCTACCTCCAGGGCATAACGCTGCTTGCTCAGAAAGCGCAGCCGCTGCGAGGCCGCCTGACATACCTGCATCAGCTGTTCCTCCGCGATATACTCGACGAAAGCATTGCCGCGCAGCACCGTCTGCAGCTTGGACAGGCTTTCCTGAAGAGCTGCATGTCCGGCCCTTTGCCCCTCCAGCTCCATCCAGCGGACATGGCGCTGCTGCAGATCCTCCAGGTCCCGCTCTGCCCGCGCGCGCGCCTGCAGCGAGGACTCATCGTCCTCCTTGCATTTGCGCAAGGCTTCCTGGCTCTCCTCCCACTCCTCGCTGCTAAGCGCAGCACCGTCCAGCTTCTCTTCTATCAGCCGCAGCTGGAGCGCACATTCCGCCTCCTCTTCACGATGGGCCTTCACCCGCCCGGCAGCCTGTGCCCGCTCTGCGGCATCCAGCGATGCCGCCTCCACCTCGGCGGCAGACGCGAACGGCGAAGACTGCAGGCTCTCCTCCCACTGGGCCGAGGCTGCCGAATAGTGCTCTTTGGCGGATTCCGCCGCCTGGCGGGCTACGGCAGCCTCACGGGTCTGCTGCTGCGCCTTGTCTGCTGCCTGGCGGTGTCCCTGACGGCCGCGTTCAAGCGCTGTCTGCAATTTCTGGAGCCTGCGCCCGCAATCTTCCAGCAGTGTGGCCGCAGGACGGCCGCCTGCCGCTTCCCGCAGCCGCTCCTCCTTGTCGCGCATAAGCGTGTCCTTCCCCTCAAGCTGCGCCTCCCACTGCGCCAGCTCCTTGTCGAGCCCTGCAAGCTGCTCCTGCAGCGTCTGCACGGCAAGACTTTTCTCGTCCAGAAACTTCGCAGCAATCTCCAGCTTGCCGCGGATTTCCTCGGCCCGCTCATCCTTGCCGAGCATCTCCTGATAGGCAGCCTCTGCCTGCTCCGGGGCAAGCTCCGGGAAGCGCCCGTCCCATTCTGCTCTCAGCTTGCCCGCCGCTGCGGTAAGCTCCTCCGCCTTGGCGGCCAGCCCCTGCACCCAGGTCTGCTCGGCTTCGGCAGCCGCTGCCTCCTTGTGGTACAGCTGCTCCAGCTCCTGCATGGAGCGCTGCCAGCTGCCGGCTTCGCGGCGCAGCTCCGCTGAGCGGTCCTTCAGGGCCGACAGCAGTTCCTTGAGCCCGGACAAGTCCATATCCTCCGGTAGCGCCAGCGTTTCGGCGGCGGACTGCCCAAATTCAGAGCCAGGAGCAGGCGCTGCAAGCGAATCCTGCTGGAGCGGAGTTCCGGCCGTTAATGCTGCTCTGCCGCCCACATCTGGTCCGGCAAGCGTTGCAGCAGAGCGGTCCATCACCTCTTCCGGGACCGCTCCCCCCAGCTGGGCGAGCCAGGAGCTGTCCTGCTCCAGCAGGCTGCGCAGCAGATGGCGCGTCTCCAGCGCCTCCCGGGCCTGTACGCGGACCCGGCGGAGCCGCTCATCCAATTCCTCCTGCTCACCCTGCTCCTGGTGAAGCGCAGGAGCGGGGTGATGCTCGCTGCCGCACACCGGGCAGGCTGCTCCTTCGCGGAGTTCACGGGCCAGCGCCAGCGAGAGCCGGTGAACCTCCTGCTCCTTCAGCGCTGCCTCAAGCGCGCTGATGTGCTCTTCCAGGCGGCCTGCAGCGTCCCCTGCTGCCCCTTCGGCCGCGCGCAGCTCTTCCTGGTGCCGGGCGGCGGCGTCCAGCAGCCCGGCGCGCCCGGTCTCCAGCGCCTGCCGCCGGGCAGCGGCCGCGGCCAGCCGCTCTTCCGCAGCCGCGAGCAGCGCTGCACGCCCGCGGCGCTCACGCTCTGCCGATTCCCGCTGGGCCTCGGCAGCACGCAGCCCTTGCAGACGCTGCATGGCTTCCTGCAGCGCCTGCCGCTCCTGGGAGCGGACCGCGAGCGGCAGCAGGCTCTGCTGCAGCTCCTGCTGCTTCTTTTGGCCACGGGCCAAAAGCTCACGCTCCCGCGCCAGGTTCTCCCGCCCGGCGGCCAGGCCCCGGGCGGCTTCCCCGCGCCGCTCCTGCAGGGCGGCGCATTCCCGGCGCAGCCCGCTGAGCTCGCCCTCGAGCTCGAGCGCGCGCCGGTAGCGGCCCTCCTCCTCGCGGAGGGCCGGTTCGCCTGCGGACAGCGCGGCCTCAGCCGCTGCTTCCGCTGCAGCAGCGACCGCCGCGTCCTGTACGGCGGCGGCGGCCAGTGCCTCAAGGCCCTCCGCGTGCTGCGCGCGGGCCTTCCAGGTCTCTTCCGCGCTGCGCCAGGCCTTCAGCTGCGGCAGCCGCTTCTCGGCCTCGTCGGCCTTGCCGAGACGCTGCTCCAGGAGGAGAATCTGCTCCTCCTGGGCCAGCAGGGCCTGCTGCTGCTGTCCGCGCCGCTCGCGCTCCTCCTGCAGCTCGCGGATGCGGGCGAAGCGCTCCGCCCGCTCCGCAGCCTCGGCCAGCCGCTTGCGGCACTCCGCCGCATGGCGGACAGCTTCCTGCACGCGTAGCGCTGCCGCTTCCACGTCCTCCTTGCCGGCGCTGCCCAGGCCCTGCTGCTCGGCTTCAAGCGCGCGCAGCGCCGCATCGTTCTCCTTGACGCGGCGGCTGAGCTTCAGAGCCAGCCCGTCGCCGTACTGTTCCAGATGGAACAGCCGCTGGAGCATCTGCCTGCGGTCAACACCGCGCAGCGACAGGAACTCGGCGAACTTGCCCTGCGGCAGCACGACCGCCCGGGTGAAGTCATCCATCTTCAGCCCAATATGCTCTTCCACGCAGCGGGTGACCTCGGCCAGCTTGTCGGCCATGACCGTTTCGCCCTCCGGCTTCACCTCAATGAACCGGCTGATCGTGTTGCTGACCGATTGCTCCCCGGTACGCTTGAATTTGCGCTCCACCCGGAACCGCCGGGCCCCCGAGGAAGCGGCCAGCTCGAAGGTGAAGGCTACGCTCAGCTGATCCTCGGAATGGTTCATGATGCCCTGGGTGCCGTTCACAGCGCGCTCCACCTTGCCGTACATCGCCAGCGTAATGGCATCCAGCAGACTGGATTTACCGCTGCCGGTCGGACCAAAGATCCCGAACAGCCCGGTCTCGGTCAGAGCGGCAAAATCAATCTCCTGCGGCGCCCGGTAGCTCTGCAGCCCGGATAATTTCAGCAGTATCGGCTTCATCTTAAGCTTCCTCTCCTTCCGCAGCCCCGGGCCGCTCTTCCTCAGCCAGCTCCAGGAACAGCGCAATCAGGCTGTCCTCCGGCTCCGCCCCGCCGGTCTGGCGCTGGTAGAACCTGCGGAACAGCTCCTGCACCGGCATCCGCGAGCGGGACAGCTCCTCCAGCTCCTGCTCCATCTGCGGATAAATCGGACGGATATGTACGATGCCTTCCCTTGCTTTGCGCAGCCGCTGGATATCCTGCATGGACATCGCCTCGGTCAGGCGAAGCTCCAGATCAATGAAAGCGCCGGCGTCCCGGCCTTCATCCAGCCAGCCGTAGACCTCCTGCAGGCCGCCGCTTGACTTCCAGTTAACCAGCGGACGCCCGCAGCGCAGATAGATTTCCTCGAACACAGGCTCGCCGCCGGGGGCAACGTCAATCAGCGCCACCGACTTGGCCTGTCCGGCCTCGGAGAAGCTGTAGGCCAGCGGCGAACCGCTGTAGCGGATCATCCCGCCTCCTTTGACCCGCTGGGCGCGGTGAAGATGCCCGAGGGCAGTATACTGCGCCCCGCAATCGAGGGCAGAGGGATCAACGGTATAAGCCCCGCCGACCTGGATCGGCCGCTCCGAATCGCTCTCCACACCGCCCAATACGTAAATATGGCTCATCGCCAGATTGACGGTCTGCGGGGTGAATTCCCGCCCGAGATACTGCATCAGCCGCCCGACCCGGGCGCTGTAGGCCAGCCGCAGCTCCGCCTCCCCGCTGTCCCCGGCAAGCAGCTCGCCCAGCCGGGCCTCGGAGGGGTAGGGGAGCGCAGCGATTTTGGCCGTCTCGCCGGTTCTGGCCGCATGGATGGTGACCGGTTCCGCCGTCGGCAGCCCAACGAGAGTAATCCCCTGCCTG
This region of Paenibacillus sp. FSL K6-1096 genomic DNA includes:
- a CDS encoding histidine triad nucleotide-binding protein, with the translated sequence METVFSKIIEGSIPSNKVFENERILAFYDIEPAAPVHVLIIPKKYIASMNDVKPEDLPLIGEIHAVAQQLAAELGIAESGYRLINNCGPDSGMAVPHLHYHLLGGAKLGALTGNSASHA
- a CDS encoding SMC family ATPase, coding for MKPILLKLSGLQSYRAPQEIDFAALTETGLFGIFGPTGSGKSSLLDAITLAMYGKVERAVNGTQGIMNHSEDQLSVAFTFELAASSGARRFRVERKFKRTGEQSVSNTISRFIEVKPEGETVMADKLAEVTRCVEEHIGLKMDDFTRAVVLPQGKFAEFLSLRGVDRRQMLQRLFHLEQYGDGLALKLSRRVKENDAALRALEAEQQGLGSAGKEDVEAAALRVQEAVRHAAECRKRLAEAAERAERFARIRELQEERERRGQQQQALLAQEEQILLLEQRLGKADEAEKRLPQLKAWRSAEETWKARAQHAEGLEALAAAAVQDAAVAAAAEAAAEAALSAGEPALREEEGRYRRALELEGELSGLRRECAALQERRGEAARGLAAGRENLARERELLARGQKKQQELQQSLLPLAVRSQERQALQEAMQRLQGLRAAEAQRESAERERRGRAALLAAAEERLAAAAARRQALETGRAGLLDAAARHQEELRAAEGAAGDAAGRLEEHISALEAALKEQEVHRLSLALARELREGAACPVCGSEHHPAPALHQEQGEQEELDERLRRVRVQAREALETRHLLRSLLEQDSSWLAQLGGAVPEEVMDRSAATLAGPDVGGRAALTAGTPLQQDSLAAPAPGSEFGQSAAETLALPEDMDLSGLKELLSALKDRSAELRREAGSWQRSMQELEQLYHKEAAAAEAEQTWVQGLAAKAEELTAAAGKLRAEWDGRFPELAPEQAEAAYQEMLGKDERAEEIRGKLEIAAKFLDEKSLAVQTLQEQLAGLDKELAQWEAQLEGKDTLMRDKEERLREAAGGRPAATLLEDCGRRLQKLQTALERGRQGHRQAADKAQQQTREAAVARQAAESAKEHYSAASAQWEESLQSSPFASAAEVEAASLDAAERAQAAGRVKAHREEEAECALQLRLIEEKLDGAALSSEEWEESQEALRKCKEDDESSLQARARAERDLEDLQQRHVRWMELEGQRAGHAALQESLSKLQTVLRGNAFVEYIAEEQLMQVCQAASQRLRFLSKQRYALEVDSGGGFVIRDDGNGGVRRPVSTLSGGETFLTSLSLALALSAQIQLRGQYPLQFFFLDEGFGTLDPELLDTVITSLERLHNDQLSVGIISHVPELRARLPRKLIVVPAEQGGGGSTILLEKM
- a CDS encoding exonuclease SbcCD subunit D, translating into MRILHTGDWHLGRTLEGRSRQKEQEQFVDELVEIADSSGADLILMAGDVYDSVNPPAAAEQLFYEAAARLTAGGRPLVVISGNHDQPERVASVSPLVRRQGITLVGLPTAEPVTIHAARTGETAKIAALPYPSEARLGELLAGDSGEAELRLAYSARVGRLMQYLGREFTPQTVNLAMSHIYVLGGVESDSERPIQVGGAYTVDPSALDCGAQYTALGHLHRAQRVKGGGMIRYSGSPLAYSFSEAGQAKSVALIDVAPGGEPVFEEIYLRCGRPLVNWKSSGGLQEVYGWLDEGRDAGAFIDLELRLTEAMSMQDIQRLRKAREGIVHIRPIYPQMEQELEELSRSRMPVQELFRRFYQRQTGGAEPEDSLIALFLELAEEERPGAAEGEEA